Proteins encoded within one genomic window of Candidatus Brevundimonas colombiensis:
- the gltX gene encoding glutamate--tRNA ligase — MTLPSSTVVTRFAPSPTGYLHIGGARTALFNWLYAKRHAGRFLIRVEDTDRERSTDAAVKAIFDGLSWLELFADEEPVFQFSRADRHREVVDQLLETGHAYRDFTSAEETGRLRDAAKAEKRSFESPWRDREPSVDDLALPHVVRFRRPQSTTVTVPDEVQGAVSWSTDDLDDLVLLRSDGAPTYNLAVVVDDHDMGVTHVIRGDDHLNNAARQSLIYDALGWTRPVFAHIPLIHGPDGAKLSKRHGAQAVHEYAEMGYLPEAMRNYLARLGWAHGDDELFSDAQAIEWFDLAGIGKAPARLDFDKLAHVNAHWLRLADDERLAKLALDAHLQKGHALAEADEARLQRAMPFVKDRAKTVLDLADQTAFVLKNRPLTLDDKGRALLSGETLDRLSRLRDRLALFQSWDVFALEAELKAFAESEGVGFGKIGPPMRAALTAGSASPDIARTLSALGRDESLGRLDDALQQTK; from the coding sequence ATGACCTTGCCTTCCTCGACTGTCGTCACCCGCTTCGCCCCCTCGCCGACAGGCTATCTGCATATCGGCGGGGCGAGAACCGCCTTGTTCAACTGGCTGTACGCCAAAAGACACGCAGGACGTTTCCTGATCCGCGTCGAAGACACGGATCGCGAACGCTCCACCGACGCCGCGGTCAAGGCGATCTTCGATGGCCTGAGCTGGCTGGAGCTGTTCGCAGACGAGGAGCCGGTGTTCCAGTTCAGCCGCGCCGACCGGCACCGTGAGGTGGTCGATCAGTTGCTCGAAACAGGTCATGCCTATCGCGACTTCACCTCGGCCGAGGAAACCGGCCGTCTGCGCGATGCGGCCAAGGCCGAGAAACGCAGTTTCGAATCGCCGTGGCGCGACCGCGAACCCTCCGTGGACGATCTGGCCCTGCCCCACGTCGTGCGTTTCCGCCGGCCGCAATCGACCACGGTGACGGTGCCCGATGAGGTTCAGGGCGCGGTCAGCTGGTCGACCGACGATCTGGACGACCTTGTCCTGCTGCGTTCGGACGGGGCGCCGACCTATAATCTGGCCGTCGTGGTGGACGACCACGACATGGGCGTGACCCACGTCATTCGCGGCGACGACCATCTGAACAACGCCGCGCGTCAGAGCCTGATCTACGACGCCCTGGGCTGGACCCGCCCCGTCTTCGCCCACATCCCGCTGATCCACGGACCGGACGGCGCGAAACTGTCCAAGCGGCACGGCGCTCAGGCGGTGCACGAATACGCCGAGATGGGCTATCTGCCCGAGGCGATGCGCAATTATCTGGCCCGGTTGGGCTGGGCGCATGGCGACGACGAACTGTTCAGCGACGCCCAGGCCATCGAGTGGTTCGATCTGGCCGGCATCGGCAAGGCGCCGGCGCGGCTGGATTTCGATAAGCTGGCCCACGTCAACGCCCACTGGCTGCGCCTGGCCGACGACGAACGCCTGGCCAAGCTGGCGCTGGACGCCCACCTGCAGAAGGGCCACGCCCTGGCCGAGGCGGACGAGGCGCGGCTTCAGCGCGCCATGCCCTTCGTCAAGGATCGCGCCAAGACGGTGCTGGACCTGGCCGATCAAACCGCCTTCGTGCTGAAGAACCGCCCCCTGACGCTGGACGACAAGGGCCGCGCCCTGTTGTCGGGCGAGACGCTGGACCGCCTGTCGCGCCTGCGCGACCGTCTGGCCCTGTTTCAGTCCTGGGACGTCTTCGCCCTTGAGGCGGAGCTGAAGGCCTTCGCCGAATCCGAGGGCGTGGGCTTCGGCAAGATCGGCCCGCCGATGCGCGCGGCGCTTACCGCAGGGTCAGCTTCGCCCGACATCGCACGAACTTTATCCGCTCTGGGGCGCGACGAAAGCCTCGGGCGCTTGGATGATGCGCTGCAACAGACTAAGTGA